CATTTTTGGAATGTCACTTTCCAAAAATTTGAATAAATTACCAACTTATCACCAAAATCAGGGATTTCCTAAAACTTAACTCAATCTTCATGGCAAAAATATGAACTTAAAATTTGTCTTTAAGAAGAATTATAACCGTATAAGATTCAACCTTTGCGCAGCTGAAAATCCTCTTTATATGGGATTTTACAAGTATGTGTACCATCCACCTAAGGGATCTCTTTCAGAATTTTTGGACAGTTATTCCAGAGAAAACGCACCCATTACTTTTTTACAAATAGGTGCGAATGATGGCTTTATTTATGATCCCATCCAAAAATTTATCAAAAGAGATAATTGGAATGGAATGATGTTGGAACCACAGCCCCATGTATTCCATGAATTTTTGGTGAAAATCCATGCCAAAAGACCCGAAATCATACCCATCAATGCTGCTTTGGCAAACAAAGACGGGAAAACGATCTTGTACACGATTTCTTTCAGCAAGGAAAGATGGGCGACAGGTCTGTCAAGTTTTGAAAAAGAAGTGCTCTTGAACAAATTCAAAGATGGCACTATTGCAAAAAAAGCCGCTAAAGAAGGTATCGAAATCCCAAAAAGCGAAAAAGACTGGATACAGGAAGTCGAAATTGATGCCATCAGTCCTGAATCTCTTATAAAGAAATTTGATGGCAAAAAGATTGATCTATTGGCCATAGATACCGAGGGATTTGATTTTGAAATCTTAAAAATGTTGGATCTGAAAGCAATGAATCCTGAAGTTATCATATATGAGGAAGAGCATTTTAATGAAAAAACCAAAGAAGACTGCAAGGGTTTTTTAATAGGTCTTGGATATTCCTACCATAGGGCAGGCAGAGATGTGTATGCTACTAAAACAAAAAATTACAATTAAGTTTTTGGCATCATTTCTTTGATGGATTTTTTTAATTAACTTGTTGTCCCTTTTAACTTTATTATTGATCCACTTTGCTACTGGTATGATTAAAGTCCTTTTTGTTTGTTTGGGCAATATATGCAGGTCTCCTCTTGCAGAGGCTATTTTTAACCATAAAATTAATTTACTCGGACTGGAAGAAAAATTCATCAGTGACAGTTGTGGTACTTCAGACTATCATATTGGCGAATTGCCTGATGAAAGGACACTACAATGTGCAAGAAAACATGAAATCAAGATACAGCATCGTGCACGGCAGCTAAATAGAGTCGATATCAGAGAATTCGATTATCTGATTGCTATGGATTTTTCGAATAAAAAAAATATCCAAAATCTAATGGATAAGCTCAGTATGGAACACAATCAGCTCTTTATGATGAGACAGTTTCAGCCTTCGGCTGACCATATTGAAGTTCCTGATCCGTATTATGGCGGTGAAGATGGTTTTGAAAATGTTTACCATATATTGGACAATGCAATAGACCATTTTCTGGAACATCTCAAAATAGAGCATAACATTTATGTTTGAGAGTCCTGAATCCTATGAAAATATACTTTTTTTAAGTCTAGGGCAAAGTCCCGAAATCAAACAGATCAGGCTAATTGCCGCAGGAAATGTCAATCAGGGCATATATTTGGAGACCTCTGCAGGGTCTTTTTTTCTAAAAACCAATTTCGAAACTGATCCCGACATTTTCGAAAAAGAAGCTGAGGGGTTGCAAATGCTCAGGAACAAAACCCCCTTGCAGATTCCTGAAGTCTATCATTGGGGAAAAATCGAAGACAGGAATTTCTTATTGATGGAATGGATTGATACAGATAGACCCAACCCGGTGTATTGGCAGGAATTGGGCGTTGGGCTGGCACAATTACACATGGCTACCCAAGAGCAATTTGGCTATGCAACAAACAACTACATTGCTTCACTTGTCCAAACAAACAGCCCTAAAAACTCCTGGCAGGAATTTTTTATTGAAAACAGGCTAGAACCGCTTGCCGGTAAGGCATATTATCAAGGACTTCTGAGTTTGGAATTTTTCAAAAAATTTCAAAAAATGTACCCCAAATTGGAAAATTTACTTCCGAAAGAAAAACCTGCCCTCTTACATGGAGATCTGTGGTCGGGAAATATTATGCGGGGGAAAAATGGTAGTCCCTGCCTTATTGACCCGGCAGTCTACTATGGACATCGCGAAATGGATCTTGCCTTTTCAAGGATGTTTGGCGGATTCGAAGAAGAATTCTACCAATCTTATGAAACTGTTTTTCCGCTTGAACCCGATTTTGAAGAAAGAATCCCGATTTACAACCTCTATCCCCTATTGGTCCATCTCTTGCTTTTTGGCAAAAGCTATCTCTCCGGAATTGAAAGGACGGTGAATAAGCTGATATGAATACCAGGCTGTTTGGATATTCAATCTTGAATTGAATTCCAATGACATAAATCGGAGTAGTCGTCACCCTGATCCCGATAGCTCCTAAAATCCGCATACAGATGTTTAAAAATACCGCAAAACCTTAATTGCTAAGGCTTTGCGGTTTCGATTATTTCACCTAATTTGGTGTTGCACAAACAATCGATGAATGAAAGTAGTAAAATCAAATTCAATATCAGCATTTGGAGGGATGAATTTCGTTTTTGAACACCTTAACAAGCTGAATATTAGTGATATCCTATCTGATTCTTTACCTAAATTAAACCCCAATTCTCGTTATTCATGGAAAGATTTATTTTATTCTTTCCTGTCAATTTATTATTGTGGTGGGGACTGCATTGAAGATATACACACCAATTTAAGGCCGCATTTTGAAAACAATCCTTATATAAAATTACCTAGTCCTGATACTTTACTGAAGCGCCTGTCTGAGTTAGCCACTGAAAATCAGATTTGTAAAACTAAGAGAGGTTCAGTTGAGCATGAATTTAATAGTAATGAAGAATTATGTAAACTAAACATGGCAATACTGTCAAAACTTGGGGTATTAAATTCTCAGGAATTGACGCTTGACTACGATAATACTATCATTTTTAATGAAAAAAGCGATAGTAAAATGACTTATAAAAGGGATTATGGTTATCAACCCGGTGTGTGTACAATAAACGAAGAACATATCTTTTACATCGAGAATAGAAATGGTAATTCCGATGCTAAGTCATTCCAAATTGATACTTTACAACGCATGTTTGGAGCTTTGGAAAAAGTTAAAACTCCAAAAGTTTCACATTTCAGAGCAGATGCAGCATCTTATCAATATGAAGTCATTGAGTTGTTGAATGAAAAATCTGAGTTTTTCTATGTAGGTTGTAGAAACAGTTACGTGGAAAAACATTTTACACAGGTTCAGGATTGGACAACAGCCAAAGATGAATTTGGGGAATTACAAGTAGGTTCAATCTTGATCACTCCTTTTTCACAACAAGCCAGAGAATATAAAGCTACTCCCAAGCCGTATCGCCTTTTGGTAAAACGCAGGTTAAGAAATGATGGCCAAATGAACATAATCACACAGGATGCCTATGATTACCGTGCAATATTGACCAATAATTTTGATATGACTGATTTGGAAGTCGCTAATTTTTACGCCAAGCGGGGCAACATGGAAAGACAGTTTGACATCTTAAAAAATGATTTTGGTTGGCAATGCCTCCCTTTTTCTTCGTTAAACAAAAACTCAGTATTCCTCTATTTTTCAGCAATTTGCAGAAACCTATACAATAATGTGATTAACTATTTTTCAACTAAATGCAAAAGTATAAAACCCACCGACCGAATTAAAAAATTTATTTTTCGATTTATAATTCTTCCTGCAAAATGGATAAAACAAAGCAGACAAATGAAGCTAAAAGTATATAATCCAGCTTTTGTATATACCTGATAAAAAAAACATTTGCGAAAAAAAATGGCTCATTCCTCTAAAATAAGTATTGGATAAAACTGTCTTTACTTTTCAAAATTTCAATAATTCTGTAAATCAAGTCAGCAAAAACAAACAAACTTCGGAAACAAGAGAAAACAAAAGCCTTGATTTTACTCAATTTTTCAAAACAACACGGTTTGGTTTACAGAATTGAATGTCATTAGGTCACTTACGGATTTTAGGAGCTATCGGGAGAAGGGTCTCTTGAGGGTCAGGAAAAGGGTTATTTTGACTAAAAGGATTATATGCCTTACCTGTAATTCAACCGTTTAATTGTACCGCTGGAGATCCCTCGTGCCTACCATTGACAGATTTTCGGAGCAGCCGTCATGCTGAACGTAGAGAAGCATCTCCCGAGGTTCAGGAAATGATAAATTTGAACATAAATAGGACCGCTGGAGATTCCTCGTGCCTCGGAATGACGCAGAAACCGATGTCATTCCCCTTTCTGAAAATGCCAATTTTCTCTACTCGGGATGACGCAGAACCCATTTTCATTTCCCTTTCTGTAAACCCCAATTTTCATTACTCGGAATGACGCCTTCCTTCTGGAGATAGGGGTAACCTAATTTCATTCCTTTTCTGACCATTTTCAAAATGTTGGGAACTCAGAATGACTCATGTCTCAAGTATTCAAACCAATCTGATATTAATGGATACCCGCCTGACGCAGGCAGGTTGTATATAGATAGATATTTTTGAAGATATCAATCGATATATGGATAATTAATACTTCATGATCATGACCTGCGTTCCACAAGAATACGAATACTTAAATAGGTTTATCTGAAAAGGATTTATGATTTTATTGAGAGTGATTTTTGACCAAAACCTGGAAGGTGGTCCTTGTCATCTGTTCAAGCAAAATCTCTTTGTTATGGGTGAGTTTCTCCATCAAAGCTTGATGATGATTTTTGACGGTTATCAGTTGAAGGCTTTCATTATACCTGATTTCAAACTGACTGCGAAGCATGTTGATGAGTTTTTCCAGCTTGAAAAGTTCTTTTTCAATGACTATGGAAATGGAGATGGCAGAAATTTGGAGCAGGTTCACCCTTAATTTAAGTTCCTCCAATTGAGAATAAACGGAATGGATATGGGATTCATTGATAAAAGTAAAATCAGTCACTCTGAAGCTGACCAAAATCTGATCGTCCTTGACCACAATACAGGGAACAGTATTTACGCCTTGGACATGATGGATTTTTGTTCCCAAGCCCTCCGGATGGATAAATGACTTGACATAAAGTGGAATGGAAAGATTGGCCAAGGGCTTGATGGTTTTCGGATGAATGACAGAGGCTCCATAAAAAGTCAGTTCAGCGGCTTCTTTATAATCCAGCTCATCGAATTTGACAGCATCCGGAAAACGTTTTGGGTCGGCATTGAGCACCCCGTCCACATCTTTCCAAATAGTCACGGCATTGGCCCGCATGCCGTGTGCCAATATGGCCGCAGTAAAATCCGAGCCCTCCCTTCCCAATGTGGTAGTACGGCCTTTTTCATCTGCACCTATAAATCCTTGGGTAACTACGGGGAACTGTGTCAATTTGGGTGCTAAAAGTTTTTGACAAAGCTTGCCGGTACTCTCCCAATCCACTTTTGCAAATCTGAAGTCACTATTGGTCAAAATTATTTCCCTGGCATCTTGCCAAATGTAATACAATCCCTTGGAGCAAAGATATTCCTGGACAATCCTGGATGACAGCAATTCCCCAAAGGAAACGACCGAATCATAAAACTCATCATAATTACCCTTTGTCAGATCCCCTTCGAGTATCCTATCCAATTGCGAAAAATAATTCCTTACTGCCGGGAAAATCATGCTATTCCCATCAAAAAGCTCTTCACAAACATTCAGATGATAATCCAATAATTTAGTACTATTCAAAGAATAATCTTTACCCGCCAATTTTAATGCTAAAATATCTTCCAGAGCATTAGTTGTCTTCCCCATGGCGGAAACCACAATAATTGTATTATTTCGCAATCGATTGAATACAATTTCATACAAGTTTTTAATAGATGCAGCATCTTTTACAGAAGCACCGCCAAATTTGAAAACAAAAGTTTTTGCCATTGAAATTAATTTGTAATTTTCAGAAGTTAAATTATTTAATAGTATTTTTCCAATAATATGAAGATAAAACTTTATACCCCCAGCGATTCATCCATAGCCTACTCAGTCGGGACTACTTTGGACAGATTTATCAAAATCAAACAGGATGAATTTCCTTTTGCATCCGGTGAATTATCACAGATTTTAAGGGACATTGCCTTAGCGGCAAAGATAGTAAATCGGGAGACCAACCGTGCAGGACTTGCGAATATCGGTGGTGCTTTCGGGCAAACCAATGTTCAGGGCGAAGAACAACAGAAACTGGATGTCATCGCCAACATCAGATTTATGCGCGCTTTGACCAAAGGCGGTGAGGTATGTGCCGTGGTATCCGAAGAAGATGATGAAGTCATTGACCTTCAGAACAGCTCCGGCAAATATGTGGTTGCCATCGATCCTTTGGACGGTTCATCCAATATTGATGTCAATATCTCCATCGGTACCATATTTTCAATCTATAGAAGAGTGACTCCTTTGGGCAGAAGGATTCTTCCTCAGGATATTATGCAACCTGGAAATCAACAGGTGGCTGCAGGCTATGTGCTGTATGGTTCCTCCACCATGTTGGTCTATACCACAGGGTATGGTGTCAACGGTTTTACTTATGAACCATCACTTGGGGAATTTTTCCTTTCCCATCCTAACATGTGCGCCCCGAAAGATGGAAATATCTACAGCATCAATGAAGGCACCGCCAACCTTTTTGAGACTGGCCTTCAGAAATATATAGAGAAATGTAAAGAAAGGCAGTTCAGTGCCCGATATATCGGAAGCCTTGTGGCAGATTTTCATAGAAATCTGCTTAAAGGGGGGATATATATTTACCCCGCAACCTCGAAATCACCCAAGGGAAAGTTAAGGTTACTGTATGAGGCCAATGCCTTGGCTTTTATTGCAGAGCAGGCAGGAGGAATGGCTACTGATGGTTTTGGAAGGATTTTGGATATTGAGCCTACCTCGCTTCATCAGCGCACGCCATTGTATATCGGATCGGAAAAAATGGTGGAAGAAGCTGAGGGTTTTTTGAAAATCAAAAACGAGAGATCAATTAGTTTGTAAACGATTAGGGATCTTCGATACTTTGGGCTTAGATTTTACTAAACTTTCCGTCTTTGTGCCTTCGTGGCATTAAGGAACAAAATTGGTCACAAAGGGCCTAACTGTAAAACAAATTAAGCATCTCTCTTTCACTTAAAATCATTTAATCTTCTTTCATAGTGCTAGAATTTGTAGGAGAATATAAATTGATTGATGGGTGAGGTAATAACTGAATTGGTCTGATTTTTACCGTATCCTTTGCTGGATGGGTCATTTCTCTTAAAAAGTGAAGGGTCAAAAGGTTTTGTAAAATCATAGTCATCAAGAATGAAACTTTCAGCGCTATACTTGAAATTACTTCTTTGAAAAAGAATAGCCATTTCTACCCGCACAGAAAAATGATTGCCAATTTGTTTTGAAACTCCTAAGAACGGACTGATTGTATATTTTTTATCAGAATATTTACTTTCGTCATAATAGAAAGACACAAACTCCCCGTAAAATTTTTTATGAAACTCTTCTTTGAATAGCATGGCAAAATCTAGCCCTACATATAGGTCGCTGTTTTTTCCAATTCCAAGATTTCTTACTATTTCTTTTTGCATACCTAAAAGACCGAATATTTCACGCGAGATTTTATCATTAGGAGTAGGAAATTGCCCAGGTATCGCAGTTAAATTTTGAAAGGAGGACCTACTATAGCCTAATCTACTTCTTAGGGATATCCCATTCTCGCCGATTTTTCTCAATAAAAAAACAGAAATCGGTGGGTATTCATTTTTTTCAATCAATGACAATGCATCAATCCCAACTTCCCATCTTTCGGAGTTGGAGGCTTCCTGGGCTTGTATGCTTACTGATTGAAGTAGGCATACCAGAATTGCCATAATAAGTGTTGGTTTTGTTTTCATTCTTAAACTAAGTTTAAATGAGATTTTCTTATATAACTCCAAAAATATCTTTCCTTTTTGGGTGGATTCTAAAAGGGCTTTTAAGAGAAAGTATTTTAATGAACAGGGACGCTGCAAACAAAAGAAAAGTTTTTATTTAAAAAAAAGCGAAAACATTTATTAGTTCTAAGGGTGTGAGTATTAACCCAATAATTTTCATATCAGCTTTATTTTTTTCATTATTCTGGAAGAATAATGAAAAAACCAGGATTAATTCTAATTATAATTCAAGGAGGAGTAAATCACTTTCCTGAATACTTCCTCTTGATCTCAATTTTTAGCATCTGCCTTTCCACCAATGCTTTGGCCAAATCGAAAGCCATCGTTTCAGGCTCCGATTCATGAAGAATCTGTTTGAGTTTGTTTTCTCCCAGATCCACCCTATAGCAGATCTGAAGGAGTTTTTCAAAATCCCTGTTGATCATTTGCTGGATAATCGGCTGCAATAGATCAATCAGGTCTTCTTTGGTAGTTGCTTCTTTTTCCTTACTGATCTCAAAATCTTTTTTCAGAAGAAGCATCGTATCCTGCACAAAATCCTCGTTCATTTTAGGACAATTATGGGTTCAATAGCATTAAATTGAAATGGAGTGGAAATATCAGGTTTCCACTCCATTTGAATAGCAAATACATCATGCTGAATTAGGCTTCTTTTTCTTCAGACTCCCCTTCTTCCACTTGCTCTTCCAAAGTTTCTGGAGCAAATGTCCTGATGATTTTATACCAAGATACCAGTTTCTTGATGTCAGAAGGATAGACTTTGGTATCATCATAGTCAGGAAGCACATGTTTCAAAAAGGCATTTAACTCATCTGCATCAGCTGTAGCATCCAAGCCTAAATCGCCCTGAAACTCCTTTTCAATTTTTTTCATGACCTCCTCCAAAGGCGTGGCACCTTCTTCGGTCATGGTGTACATGGAAATTTCCCCCAAGATAGAAACCCGCTGATTGGCACCTACCACCAGCTTTGATTTTTTCTCATCCATGGATTCCAATATTACGCCCCCACGTGTGGGCTTCAATACTTTATATAAACCTGATTTTCCGGAAACTGTGGCAATCTCGTTGAATTTCATTTTGTCTCTTTCTGATTTAAGGCTGCAAAGATATCATTTCAATTATAATGCCCAAAGATTAGTTTTGCTCTTTACCATATTCACTGACCAATTCTTCAATAAAGGCTACAACCTCCTCTTTTCCTTCTCCTGATGTGGCTGAGGTGATATAGTGTTGTGGTTTGTCCTGAAATATCTCAAATGCCGCATTGAGAAATCTATTCACATTTTCTTTGGTTCTTGACTTGGATTGCTTGTCAGACTTGGTGAAGAGCAAAACAAAAGGAATATCGTTCTCCCCGCACCAGGTGATAAATTCCAAATCTATTTTTTGGGGCTCAAGCCTGCTGTCAATCAAAACCATCAATGCAACAAGATTTTCTCTGGCTGAGAGATAGTCCATAATCATTTTGCCCCAAGTGTCCTTGATGCTTTTGCTTACTTTGGCAAAACCATAGCCCGGTAAATCTACCATATACCACTTGTCATCCACCAGAAAATGATTGATCAATTGGGTTTTACCAGGTCTGCCGGATGTTTTGGCGAGTTTGCTGTTTCCTGTCAACATATTGATCAGGGAGCTCTTTCCTACATTGGATCTCCCGATAAAGGCAAATTCCGGTTTGTTAGGTTCAGGGCACTTGGTATGATCTGTATTACTTATCAAAAAGACCGCTTTCTTGATCATGGTATTTTTTTATTTGGTACAAAGGTAAACGAATTTAAGTTAATCCTAGAGTCTGAAATATTCCATTGACTATGGTCATTAATATCAACCAATATCAATATATATCTAATCTGACTATCCGCATCATTGCACTTAGATTTGTTTATCCAAAATCCTTAATCTTTATTGATTTTTTGAGGTTGAGGCGGGCGGGGAGGAATGACTGCGGACCGGGCCGGCCTTGGCCTTGCGCGTTGATAGGATTCCGCAGTCTTGACTTTTTTGGTTACTTTTTTTGTCAAGAAAAAAAGTAACTATATAAATGACATTTCGATAATCTCAAGGTTAAGAATACAATATTTGGATACGTGCAAGAAAGCGATTACATAGAATATCTAAACATATAATTGTCGATAAATTAACCAGGAGCAGGAAAAACAAAAAAGTTTCGCCTTTTAAAAAGTCTATCCGCATAAATTCCCAACATTTTTCTATTGCTCGGGTTTCCTTAGTAATATTGCACAACATTAGAGAAAAGTCCATGTCAGTAGTACCTTATAAAGAAAAGCAGGAAGGAAAAAAGGAGCAGGTAGCCGAGATGTTCAACAACATCAGTAAAAAATATGATTTTTTGAACCATCTTTTAAGTTTGGGAATAGATATTACCTGGAGAAAAAAAGCCATCAAGCTGCTCAAAAAAGACAACCCAAAATTAATTCTTGATATTGCCACGGGGACCGGTGACTTTGCCATTGAAGCATTGGCCCTAAACCCTGATAAAGTCATCGGCGTGGACATTTCAGAAGGAATGCTGAATGAAGGGCGTAAAAAAATGGTCAAAAGAAAACTGGACCATATTATTGATCTTCAAATGGGGGATTCTGAAAAGTTGCTTTTTGAGGATAATAAATTTGATGCAGTGATCGTTTCTTTTGGGGTCAGGAACTTCGAAAATCTCGAAAAAGGATTGCGGGATATGTACCGGGTTTTAAAACCCGGCGCCAAAACTGTGATTGTGGAATTTTCAAAACCAAAAAAATTTCCGATGAAACAAGGATATAACTTTTATTTCAAATATATTCTGCCTCAGATCGGAAAATTGGTCTCCAAAGATAATTCTGCTTACACCTATTTGCCGGAATCCGTACAGGCATTTCCAGATGGTGAAGATTTCCTTTCAGTACTCAAAAAAGTTGGCTTTAAAAACACACAATGCAAACCGCTCACATTCGGCATCAGTTCTATATATATAGGAGAAA
This window of the Aquiflexum balticum DSM 16537 genome carries:
- a CDS encoding FkbM family methyltransferase — encoded protein: MNLKFVFKKNYNRIRFNLCAAENPLYMGFYKYVYHPPKGSLSEFLDSYSRENAPITFLQIGANDGFIYDPIQKFIKRDNWNGMMLEPQPHVFHEFLVKIHAKRPEIIPINAALANKDGKTILYTISFSKERWATGLSSFEKEVLLNKFKDGTIAKKAAKEGIEIPKSEKDWIQEVEIDAISPESLIKKFDGKKIDLLAIDTEGFDFEILKMLDLKAMNPEVIIYEEEHFNEKTKEDCKGFLIGLGYSYHRAGRDVYATKTKNYN
- a CDS encoding low molecular weight protein-tyrosine-phosphatase, whose protein sequence is MIKVLFVCLGNICRSPLAEAIFNHKINLLGLEEKFISDSCGTSDYHIGELPDERTLQCARKHEIKIQHRARQLNRVDIREFDYLIAMDFSNKKNIQNLMDKLSMEHNQLFMMRQFQPSADHIEVPDPYYGGEDGFENVYHILDNAIDHFLEHLKIEHNIYV
- a CDS encoding fructosamine kinase family protein, which gives rise to MFESPESYENILFLSLGQSPEIKQIRLIAAGNVNQGIYLETSAGSFFLKTNFETDPDIFEKEAEGLQMLRNKTPLQIPEVYHWGKIEDRNFLLMEWIDTDRPNPVYWQELGVGLAQLHMATQEQFGYATNNYIASLVQTNSPKNSWQEFFIENRLEPLAGKAYYQGLLSLEFFKKFQKMYPKLENLLPKEKPALLHGDLWSGNIMRGKNGSPCLIDPAVYYGHREMDLAFSRMFGGFEEEFYQSYETVFPLEPDFEERIPIYNLYPLLVHLLLFGKSYLSGIERTVNKLI
- a CDS encoding IS1380 family transposase, whose translation is MKVVKSNSISAFGGMNFVFEHLNKLNISDILSDSLPKLNPNSRYSWKDLFYSFLSIYYCGGDCIEDIHTNLRPHFENNPYIKLPSPDTLLKRLSELATENQICKTKRGSVEHEFNSNEELCKLNMAILSKLGVLNSQELTLDYDNTIIFNEKSDSKMTYKRDYGYQPGVCTINEEHIFYIENRNGNSDAKSFQIDTLQRMFGALEKVKTPKVSHFRADAASYQYEVIELLNEKSEFFYVGCRNSYVEKHFTQVQDWTTAKDEFGELQVGSILITPFSQQAREYKATPKPYRLLVKRRLRNDGQMNIITQDAYDYRAILTNNFDMTDLEVANFYAKRGNMERQFDILKNDFGWQCLPFSSLNKNSVFLYFSAICRNLYNNVINYFSTKCKSIKPTDRIKKFIFRFIILPAKWIKQSRQMKLKVYNPAFVYT
- a CDS encoding aspartate kinase; its protein translation is MAKTFVFKFGGASVKDAASIKNLYEIVFNRLRNNTIIVVSAMGKTTNALEDILALKLAGKDYSLNSTKLLDYHLNVCEELFDGNSMIFPAVRNYFSQLDRILEGDLTKGNYDEFYDSVVSFGELLSSRIVQEYLCSKGLYYIWQDAREIILTNSDFRFAKVDWESTGKLCQKLLAPKLTQFPVVTQGFIGADEKGRTTTLGREGSDFTAAILAHGMRANAVTIWKDVDGVLNADPKRFPDAVKFDELDYKEAAELTFYGASVIHPKTIKPLANLSIPLYVKSFIHPEGLGTKIHHVQGVNTVPCIVVKDDQILVSFRVTDFTFINESHIHSVYSQLEELKLRVNLLQISAISISIVIEKELFKLEKLINMLRSQFEIRYNESLQLITVKNHHQALMEKLTHNKEILLEQMTRTTFQVLVKNHSQ
- the fbp gene encoding class 1 fructose-bisphosphatase, with translation MKIKLYTPSDSSIAYSVGTTLDRFIKIKQDEFPFASGELSQILRDIALAAKIVNRETNRAGLANIGGAFGQTNVQGEEQQKLDVIANIRFMRALTKGGEVCAVVSEEDDEVIDLQNSSGKYVVAIDPLDGSSNIDVNISIGTIFSIYRRVTPLGRRILPQDIMQPGNQQVAAGYVLYGSSTMLVYTTGYGVNGFTYEPSLGEFFLSHPNMCAPKDGNIYSINEGTANLFETGLQKYIEKCKERQFSARYIGSLVADFHRNLLKGGIYIYPATSKSPKGKLRLLYEANALAFIAEQAGGMATDGFGRILDIEPTSLHQRTPLYIGSEKMVEEAEGFLKIKNERSISL
- a CDS encoding DUF5606 family protein; protein product: MKFNEIATVSGKSGLYKVLKPTRGGVILESMDEKKSKLVVGANQRVSILGEISMYTMTEEGATPLEEVMKKIEKEFQGDLGLDATADADELNAFLKHVLPDYDDTKVYPSDIKKLVSWYKIIRTFAPETLEEQVEEGESEEKEA
- the yihA gene encoding ribosome biogenesis GTP-binding protein YihA/YsxC, whose amino-acid sequence is MIKKAVFLISNTDHTKCPEPNKPEFAFIGRSNVGKSSLINMLTGNSKLAKTSGRPGKTQLINHFLVDDKWYMVDLPGYGFAKVSKSIKDTWGKMIMDYLSARENLVALMVLIDSRLEPQKIDLEFITWCGENDIPFVLLFTKSDKQSKSRTKENVNRFLNAAFEIFQDKPQHYITSATSGEGKEEVVAFIEELVSEYGKEQN
- the ubiE gene encoding bifunctional demethylmenaquinone methyltransferase/2-methoxy-6-polyprenyl-1,4-benzoquinol methylase UbiE, encoding MSVVPYKEKQEGKKEQVAEMFNNISKKYDFLNHLLSLGIDITWRKKAIKLLKKDNPKLILDIATGTGDFAIEALALNPDKVIGVDISEGMLNEGRKKMVKRKLDHIIDLQMGDSEKLLFEDNKFDAVIVSFGVRNFENLEKGLRDMYRVLKPGAKTVIVEFSKPKKFPMKQGYNFYFKYILPQIGKLVSKDNSAYTYLPESVQAFPDGEDFLSVLKKVGFKNTQCKPLTFGISSIYIGEK